CGCATCCGCCGCCGCCACCTTGGGCGCGGCGTCCAGCAGGGCGGCCCGGCCGGCGTCGGTGATGCGGATGGTGTTGGCGCGCCCGTCGAGCACCGAGCGTTCACGCGCCAGAAAACCCTTGGAGATCATCCGCGCGGCCATGTCCGCCAGGGTAGAGCGGTCAATGCCGGTGGCCCGAACCAGATCGGCCTGAGTCGCGCCTTCCTGCGCCGCGGCGGCGCTGAGCACGGCGAACTGGCGCTGGGTGATGGCCTCGGCGCCTAGTTCCTGGCCGTAGATGTCCAGGGCGACCTGTAGGGCGCGGTGCAGAAGGTGACTGGGAGAGCGGTCTAGCGCCGGCAACCCCGCGCCCCTCGACTTGTCCTTAGCCATGCGTCCGCGCCCCCTGCTAGCAAGCGCCGCGCAGGGTAGCTGACTTGTACGTCTGATTTACGACGGACCCGGAGGGTCTCTCTACTCCGTGGGCGGCGGCGGCGGCTTGTCGGTCTTGAGGTGCTTCATCAAGAGCGGCGTGTGCGCCAGCGAGAAGGCGAAGGTCAGGATCATCAAGCCCGGAAAGCGGAAAAGCACCCAGGTCGCATCGGCCTGCGTGCGCCAGACGATCTCGTTGAGCGCCGCCAGGAATAGGAAGAAAAGGGCGTAATTGACGGTCAACCGCTTCCACGTCGCCTCTGGCAGATCGAAGGCGTCCGACAGGATCAGCTTCAAGGGATTCTTCTTAAGCACGAGGCCGCCCAACAGCAGGATCGCAAAGAGGGTGTTCATCACTGTCGGCTTGATCTTGAGAAGCCGCGTATCGTGAAACACCAACGCCAGGCCGCCGAAGACCAAGGCCGCGCCGCCGGCGATCAAAGGCACAGGGGCCAAGCGTCGCTCCACCGCAACCCCGATCACCAGAGCGACGGCAGAGGCCGCCACCAGCGCCCACGTCGCTGTGGTCATATCCCGCCCAGAGACGAAGAACGCGATCAGGAAGGCGACGAGCGCCGAATAGTCCACAAACCAGCGGATCCAGGAGGCGGAGGTCCTGGCGGTCGTCTTGGCCGGGGTCTCCGTCATCGGATCGGCTCCGCTAAGCCCACCAGGGAGCGGGCGAAGGCGTGGGGGTCAAAGGGCTGCAAGTCATCAATGCCTTCACCGACGCCGATCAGCTTGATCGGGCTGTCCGAGGCCTGGGCCACGGGCACCAGGACGCCGCCGCGGGCGGTGCCGTCCAACTTGGTCATCACAATCCCGGAGACGCCGATCTGGTTGCCGAAGATGTTCTCCTGCGCCAGCGCATTACGACCCACAGTGGCGTCGAGCACCAGGAGGGTCTCGTGCGGCGCGTCGGGGTCCAGCTTCTTGACGACGCGGATCACCTTGTGGAGTTCGTCCATCAGCCCCTGCTTGTTTTGCAGCCGGCCCGCTGTGTCGACAAGGACGACATCATAGGCCTGCGCCTTGGCCCGTTCGAGGGCTTCATACACGAGGCCGGCGGCGTCGGATCCTGTCGGTCGGGAGATGAAATCAGCCCCGGCCCGGTCGGCCCAGACCTTCAGCTGCTCGACCGCGGCGGCGCGGAACGTGTCGCCGGCGACGATCAGCACCTTGGCGCCACGTCCCCGCAGATCACTGGCGATCTTGCCGAGCGTCGTCGTCTTTCCAGACCCGTTCACACCGATGAACAGCACCACGTAGGGCCTGGGCCCCGAGAGCGGGTCGAAGTCGCCCTGCCGGCTTGAGAGCTCGTCACCGATCGCCTGGGCCAGCGCTTCCTTGATCTCGGTCGCATCGATCTGCTTGCCGAACCGGCCTTGGGCGAAGCGCTCGGTGATCCGGGCGGCTGAGTGCGGACCGAGGTCGGCCTCGATCAGCATTTCCTCCAACTCGTCCAGCTTGGCCTGGTCGAGGGGCGCCTTCGCGGAAAAGGCGTCCGCCAGCTGCTCGGTCATCGCCTTGGAGCTGCGGGTCAGGCCGTCGCTGAGACGCTGGAACCAGCCGCGTTTGGGTTCGGTCATGGCCGGGTTCTAGCGACTTGCGATCCGCCGCGCGAGCCCGCAAACCTTCCCGATGGACGCGCTGACCGCCACCCTCACTGTGCTCGACTACGGCGCCGTTGCTGTCTTTGGCGCGACTGGCGCGATCGCCGCAGCCCGGCGGCAGCATGACATCATCACCTTCGGCTTCTTCGCCGCCGTCACCGGCGTGGGCGGCGGCACGCTGCGCGACCTTCTTCTGGATACGGACGTCTTCTGGGTGGCCAAGCCCAGCTATTTGGTCGCCTGTCTGGCCGCAGCCGCCGCCGTCTGGGTGTTCGGCGTAGGCGCCACGCGGTTTCGGCTGCTGCTCTGGCTCGACGCCCTCGGGATGGCCGCCTACGCCCTGGTCGGCGCTGCAAAGGCCCAAGCGCTGGGCGCCCCGCCGTTCAGTTGTGTGGTCATGGGGGTGCTCACCGCGACGTTCGGCGGCGTCATCCGTGACGTGCTGGCCGAAGAGCCCTCGGTGCTGCTGCGGCGCGAACTCGCCGTGACCCCTGTGCTCCTGGGCGCCTCAACCTTCGTGGGTCTAACCGAGCTCGGCGCGCCCCTCGGCCTTGCGGCCATGGTCGGCTTCGTCTCCGCTTTCGGCGTCCGGGCCGGCGCAATCTTGCAGGGTTGGTCGCTGCCGGGCTTCCGGGGGCGGACGCCCTCCCCGCATTAGGCGGTGGCCAGCGCCCGACGTCCGTCGTGGCCAGCGATGGTCAGGGCGGCCATGGCGCCGGGCTCCGTCGCGCATGAGAAGGCGATCTCGGTGAAATCCGCCGCCCGGGCGACGCCTTCGCGCTCGACCAGCACCTCCAGCGTCCGGCCGACCTGGCCATCCAGATGACGCGCCAGCGCGGCGTCGCCCGCCGCCCGCAAGCGCGCAGCGCGGGCCTTGACCACCGCCCGCGACACTTGCGGCATCTTCGCCGCCGGCGTTCCCGGTCGCGGACTGAAGGGGAAGACGTGCAGGAACGCCAGACCCGCTTCTTCGACCAGCGCCAGAGTGTTCTCGAACATCTCGTCGGTCTCGGTCGGGAAGCCGGCGATCAGGTCGGCGCCGAAAGCCGTGTCCGGTCGCACCGCGCGCACATCGGCCACCAGCCTGAGCGCATCGGCGCGACTGTGGCGGCGCTTCATCCGCTTCAGGATCATGTCGTCGCCCGCCTGCAGCGACAGGTGCAGATAAGGGGCGAGCCGCGGCTCCTCCGCCAGGCACCGCATCAGGTCGGGGTCGATCTCGGCCGCGTCGATCGACGATAGACGCAGCCGCGGCAGGTCGGGGACGAGCTTGAGGATGCGCGCCACCAGCTGCCCCAGCGTCGGCTGGCCCGGCAGGTCCTGACCCCAGCTGGTGATGTCGACGCCGGTCAGCACCACCTCCAGATAGCCCTGGGCCGTCAGCTTGCGGATCTGTTCGACCACCTCGCCCGCCGCCGCCGATCGCGAATTTCCGCGGCCAAAGGGGATGACGCAGAAGGTGCAGCGGTGGTCGCATCCGTTCTGCACCTCCACATAGGCCCGGGCGCGATCCTTCAGCCCGTCGATCAGGTGGCCGGCGGTCTCGCGCACGCTCATGATGTCGTTGACCCGCACCCGCGTAACCGGCGCGTGCGTGTCGATGCGGTAGGCGCCGGCCCCGGTCTTCTCGGCGTTGCCCAGCACCAGGTCGACCTCGGCCATGCCGGCGAAGGCGGCGCTGTCGATCTGCGCGGCGCAGCCGGTGACGATGACCTTTGCGTTGGGCCGCTCGCGCCGCGCCTTGCGGATCGCCTGGCGCGCCTGGCGCACGGCCTCGCCGGTCACCGCGCAGGTGTTAAAGACGACGGCGTCCTCCAGACCATCCTCTGCGGCGCGCTGGCGGATGACCTCGCTTTCATAGGCGTTCAGTCGGCAGCCGAAGGTGACGATCTCTACGGTCACGGAAGCTCGCCGGCGAAATCGACGGCGGCAGGACCGGTCATGATGACGTGGCCGTCGTCGCGCCAGTCGATGAACAGCTCCCCGCCGTCAAGCACGACTGTCGCCTCGCGATCGGTCAAACCGCGGCGGGCCGCGGCGACCAGGGCCGCGCAGGCGCCCGTGCCGCAGGCCCTGGTCAGGCCAGCGCCACGCTCCCAGACGCGCAGACGGATGCGGTCGCGATCCAGGATCTCAGCGAAGCCGACGTTCACGTGCTCAGGAAACAGAGGATGGCGCTCGACCATCGGACCGGCGGCGCGGATCGGCGCGGCGTCGATGTCCGGCACGAAGAACACCACATGCGGATTTCCCATGGAGACACAGCCCGGCGGCGCCATCAATACGGCGTGCTCGAACAGGACGACGCCCAGCGCCTCAGTGTCCTGCTCGGAGGCTAGCGGAATCTGTTCCCAACCGAGGCCCGGCTCCCCCATATCGACGCTGACCAAGCGCTCGCCCGCGCGTGCCGCGATCAGCCGGCCGGCCTTGGTGTCGATGACGACCTCATCGCTCCCCGCCTGCTGCATGAGGATCCAGCCCGCGCAGCGTGTGCCATTGCCGCAGGCCGAGACTTCCTCTCCATCGGCGTTCCAGAACCGGACAAAGGCCTGCGCGCCGTCGGCGCTGGGCGGATCGATGGCGATGACTTGATCGCAACCAATCCCGCCGTCACGCACGGCAATGGCGCGGATCTCTTCCGGCGTCGGCGCGAAGGGCGCGGAC
This is a stretch of genomic DNA from Phenylobacterium immobile (ATCC 35973). It encodes these proteins:
- a CDS encoding MarR family winged helix-turn-helix transcriptional regulator — encoded protein: MAKDKSRGAGLPALDRSPSHLLHRALQVALDIYGQELGAEAITQRQFAVLSAAAAQEGATQADLVRATGIDRSTLADMAARMISKGFLARERSVLDGRANTIRITDAGRAALLDAAPKVAAADARLLKRIAGGGRKDTLLKVLRDLIEEPQSKAKGRKTKDSKKKLKLAEARAA
- a CDS encoding inner membrane-spanning protein YciB produces the protein MTETPAKTTARTSASWIRWFVDYSALVAFLIAFFVSGRDMTTATWALVAASAVALVIGVAVERRLAPVPLIAGGAALVFGGLALVFHDTRLLKIKPTVMNTLFAILLLGGLVLKKNPLKLILSDAFDLPEATWKRLTVNYALFFLFLAALNEIVWRTQADATWVLFRFPGLMILTFAFSLAHTPLLMKHLKTDKPPPPPTE
- the ftsY gene encoding signal recognition particle-docking protein FtsY, which codes for MTEPKRGWFQRLSDGLTRSSKAMTEQLADAFSAKAPLDQAKLDELEEMLIEADLGPHSAARITERFAQGRFGKQIDATEIKEALAQAIGDELSSRQGDFDPLSGPRPYVVLFIGVNGSGKTTTLGKIASDLRGRGAKVLIVAGDTFRAAAVEQLKVWADRAGADFISRPTGSDAAGLVYEALERAKAQAYDVVLVDTAGRLQNKQGLMDELHKVIRVVKKLDPDAPHETLLVLDATVGRNALAQENIFGNQIGVSGIVMTKLDGTARGGVLVPVAQASDSPIKLIGVGEGIDDLQPFDPHAFARSLVGLAEPIR
- a CDS encoding trimeric intracellular cation channel family protein — protein: MDALTATLTVLDYGAVAVFGATGAIAAARRQHDIITFGFFAAVTGVGGGTLRDLLLDTDVFWVAKPSYLVACLAAAAAVWVFGVGATRFRLLLWLDALGMAAYALVGAAKAQALGAPPFSCVVMGVLTATFGGVIRDVLAEEPSVLLRRELAVTPVLLGASTFVGLTELGAPLGLAAMVGFVSAFGVRAGAILQGWSLPGFRGRTPSPH
- the mtaB gene encoding tRNA (N(6)-L-threonylcarbamoyladenosine(37)-C(2))-methylthiotransferase MtaB, which produces MTVEIVTFGCRLNAYESEVIRQRAAEDGLEDAVVFNTCAVTGEAVRQARQAIRKARRERPNAKVIVTGCAAQIDSAAFAGMAEVDLVLGNAEKTGAGAYRIDTHAPVTRVRVNDIMSVRETAGHLIDGLKDRARAYVEVQNGCDHRCTFCVIPFGRGNSRSAAAGEVVEQIRKLTAQGYLEVVLTGVDITSWGQDLPGQPTLGQLVARILKLVPDLPRLRLSSIDAAEIDPDLMRCLAEEPRLAPYLHLSLQAGDDMILKRMKRRHSRADALRLVADVRAVRPDTAFGADLIAGFPTETDEMFENTLALVEEAGLAFLHVFPFSPRPGTPAAKMPQVSRAVVKARAARLRAAGDAALARHLDGQVGRTLEVLVEREGVARAADFTEIAFSCATEPGAMAALTIAGHDGRRALATA
- the dapF gene encoding diaminopimelate epimerase; protein product: MTRPFLKMNGLGNDFVVVETKSAPFAPTPEEIRAIAVRDGGIGCDQVIAIDPPSADGAQAFVRFWNADGEEVSACGNGTRCAGWILMQQAGSDEVVIDTKAGRLIAARAGERLVSVDMGEPGLGWEQIPLASEQDTEALGVVLFEHAVLMAPPGCVSMGNPHVVFFVPDIDAAPIRAAGPMVERHPLFPEHVNVGFAEILDRDRIRLRVWERGAGLTRACGTGACAALVAAARRGLTDREATVVLDGGELFIDWRDDGHVIMTGPAAVDFAGELP